From a region of the Fusarium verticillioides 7600 chromosome 9, whole genome shotgun sequence genome:
- a CDS encoding branched-chain amino acid aminotransferase, with the protein MAPSAVETQDVNLTAAAIHKKDLAQPTVNGTPQVQAPLDASKLTYTYTQSPRSVPDEATAHSGDETIATDHMVLASWKVSTGWSAPELKPYGPLSLMPTASVLHYATECFEGLKVFRGYDGKLRVFRPDRNAARLRMSASRISLPVFEPEEVEKLIIALLSVDGTKWLPADRAGSFLYIRPTIIGTAPQLGVSAPKEALLYIIVTYMPRMDAPPGGMRLHTSPDDMVRAWVGGFGYAKVGANYGPSLLATADARTRGFHQILWLYGAQGECTEAGASNFFVVWKRKDGKKEIITAPLDDKLILDGVTRRSCLELARQRLGDEYEITERKYTIAEVIEADAEGRLIESFAAGTAYFICPVSQIHHRGQDINIPMGAEGEAGEVTSKIKGWLGDIMYGRTEHPWGVVIPEKKQ; encoded by the exons atggctcccTCCGCCGTAGAGACCCAGGACGTCAACCTCACAGCCGCAGCAATCCACAAGAAAGATCTCGCCCAGCCCACCGTCAACGGCACCCCCCAGGTCCAGGCTCCCCTCGACGCTTCAAAGCTCACCTACACATACACACAATCCCCCCGCTCCGTCCCCGATGAAGCAACCGCCCACTCCGGCGACGAGACCATCGCCACTGACCACATGGTCCTCGCCTCATGGAAGGTCTCTACCGGCTGGTCCGCCCCCGAGCTCAAGCCCTACGGACCCCTGAGCCTCATGCCCACTGCCTCCGTCCTGCACTACGCTACAGAGTGCTTCGAGggtctcaaggtcttccgCGGTTATGATGGCAAGCTCCGTGTTTTCCGCCCTGATCGCAACGCTGCGCGTCTTCGCATGTCGGCGAGCCGCATCTCGCTTCCTGTCTTTGAGCCCGAGGAGGtagagaagctcatcatcgctCTTCTATCCGTCGACGGCACAAAGTGGCTTCCCGCCGATCGCGCCGGCAGCTTCCTTTACATCCGCCCAACCATCATCGGCACTGCTCCTCAGCTCGGTGTCTCTGCCCCCAAGGAAGCCCTCCTCTACATCATCGTGACATACATGCCCCGCATGGACGCTCCCCCCGGCGGAATGCGGCTTCACACGTCCCCGGACGACATGGTGCGCGCCTGGGTCGGTGGCTTCGGGTACGCCAAGGTCGGCGCCAACTACGGCCCTTCTCTGCTCGCCACGGCTGATGCGCGAACCCGTGGTTTCCACCAGATTCTCTGGCTGTACGGTGCTCAGGGCGAGTGCACCGAGGCTGGAGCCAGTAACTTCTTTGTTGTCTGGAAGCGAAAGGacggcaagaaggagatcatCACTGCTCCTCTTGATGATAAGCTTATCCTTGATGGTGTCACCCGCCGAAGCTGTCTTGAGCTGGCTCGCCAGCGTCTGGGAGATGAGTACGAGATTACTGAGCGAAAGTACACCATCGCTGAGGTCATTGAGGCCGATGCTGAGGGTCGTCTGATTGAGTCTTTCGCTGCTGGTACAGCT TACTTCATCTGCCCCGTCTCCCAGATCCACCACCGTGGACaggacatcaacatccccaTGGGTGCTGAGGGTGAGGCCGGCGAGGTCACtagcaagatcaagggctGGCTGGGCGACATCATGTACGGTCGCACAGAGCACCCCTGGGGCGTTGTCATccccgagaagaagcagtaa
- a CDS encoding phosphopantothenoylcysteine decarboxylase, producing the protein MLHKIQHGHDAHHDHHHMRNSTEALEQARGDGKRHILLAASGSVATIKLVQIINGLKIQPNISIRLILTRSASEFLSGQSLEQPTVDQVSRLPNVDAVYTDAHEWAQPWKRNAPILHIELRRWADVLVISPLSANTMAKIVNGLCDNLLTSVVRAWDVTGTVDGVKKKILVAPAMNTCMWNHPITARQLRVLEEEWGGENGWFEVLRPISKNLACGDVGNGAMISWEDIVAAIDENINS; encoded by the coding sequence ATGCTTCACAAAATTCAACACGGGCACGACGCCCATCACGACCACCACCACATGCGCAACTCAACCGAAGCTCTCGAACAGGCCCGAGGCGATGGCAAGCGCCATATCCTCCTCGCAGCCTCTGGTTCCGTCGCGACAATCAAGCTCGTTCAGATTATAAATGGTCTCAAAATACAACCCAACATATCCATCcgtctcatcctcactcGGTCAGCGTCGGAATTCCTCTCTGGTCAAAGCCTTGAACAGCCCActgttgatcaagtctctcgCCTTCCGAATGTCGATGCTGTTTACACAGATGCGCATGAGTGGGCACAGCCGTGGAAGCGCAATGCGCCGATTTTACACATTGAGCTTCGACGCTGGGCGGATGTTCTGGTTATTTCACCGTTAAGCGCGAACACTATGGCGAAGATTGTCAACGGCTTGTGCGATAATCTCTTGACGTCTGTGGTTCGAGCTTGGGACGTTACGGGCACTGTGGATGGGGttaagaagaagattcttgTCGCGCCTGCGATGAACACGTGTATGTGGAATCATCCCATCACTGCGAGACAGCTGCGAgttttggaggaggagtGGGGAGGGGAGAATGGTTGGTTTGAGGTGTTGAGGCCGATATCGAAGAATCTGGCTtgtggtgatgttggaaaTGGAGCTATGATTTCGTGGGAGGATATTGTCGCCGcgattgatgagaatatCAATTCTTAG